CAGCCTCGTGTGGCCGTGGCTGCCGTGGCAGCGTGGCCGTAAGAGCCTCTCCCAGAGCCAAGGAGTGGCCTGGCCGCCTGCCAAGGGAGCCTTACTCAGGCATGCCCAGAAGCATCCTTTGCCCAATCCCAAAGCCAGTCACGGGGGGCAGGGAGCATTGGGCTCCTAGGGGAGCTGTGCCCTCCCTCGGCGGCCCCCCAGGGGTCTTCCAGGATAGACAGCACCCCGACCCGTGTCAGCCCCGCACAGACCCCAGGGTTCTGCCGGAAGAGCCCGGCGCAGGCCACAGGCGGGAGTACCTCGCCGTGGCTCAGAAGCCAGGGCAGTGCCAGCCTGTCAGCCACTGTGCCACACCAGGGGTCCCGGAAGGAGCTCTTCTCACAGCACACCCCACGTAAGCCGGCGCTCCCGTGATGTCCGAGAGCAGGAGGCAGGACCTGGCTTCGACTCCCCGCCTGGAATTGCTGGGACTCTGCAAAACGAGCTTCAGAGCACCAGGCCGCGGGAACTCCTTTACGGTCTTGCCCCATTCATGGCTTCACCCACCCAGGAAGGCCCCGCTCTCCTCCCACCAGGCCCCAGGTGAGGGTTCCAGAAGGGCAGGGGATGTTTAGGCCGAGAGGAACTCAGAGGGGCTGAGCTGCCAGGCTGGACTTTTGTTTGTTCCACTCTCATCAGCTTATGAATCagccctgccttcctctccctgcAGGCAGCAGTGGAGGAGGCTCTCTGCTCACCTGCCCTAGCCCCAGCCCACCTGCCCTAGCCCCAGCCCACCTGCCCTAGCCCCAGCCCACCTGCCCTAGCCTCAGCCCACCTTTGTCCTGCAGCGGAGAAGGCCATGAGGAAAGAGGCCGCCGGGAGGCTGGCCAGCTCCTGGCAAGGACTCCTGAGAGGACTTGCTggcaaaggaaggaaaagggTGTCAGTAACAGGGTTCTCCCGAGAAACAGAACcaactgtgtatgtgtgtgtgtgtatttaagagGTTGGTTTGAAGGAATTGGCTCCTGTAGCGCACCTGTGCGGGCTGGCAGGTCCAAAAACTGTGGGGCAGGCTGGGATCTCAGGCAGGGGCTGAGGCTGTAGCCTTGGGGCAGAATTCCTTCAGGaaacctgtttttccttttcaggcCTTAGGCTCATTAGATCTACTGACTGTAGGTGCTGATCACACCTACAAAACACCTTCACAGCAGCCTCTAGCAGCTGAGTGGCCCggcctggccaagttgacacaaaatTAATGCTTAGTGTGGAAAGGCAGGGCTTGAGGGTGTGTCTGGAACAtggcatttctctcttttttttttaaagacttatttatttctctccccttcctgccccgcctccctcccccccaattgtctactctctgtgtccgtttgctgtgtgttcttctgagtctgcttacattatcaggcagcactgggaaaccgcatctcttttttgttgtgtcatcttgctgagtcagctctccatgtgtgcagcgccacccctggacaggctgcgcttttttcacgcggggcggctctccttgtgcagcgcactccttgcacgtggggctcccctacgctggggcacccctgcatggcacagcactccttgtgcggcagcactgcacatgggccagctcaccacatgggtcaggaggccctggggatccaaccctggacctcccatgtggtaggcggacgctctttccattgagccacatctgcttcccggcaTTTCTCTTTTGACCACTTTAAGAGCTTAATTGACAACTCCTTAAATGTGTGAATATGTTGGAGTTTTCTTCTTGTGGTTTTGggctttttttaggaggtaccagggatcaaacccacaacctcatatatgggaagcaggcactcgaccacGTGAGCTACATCCGTTCGCTGCCTGAATGTGTTTTGATATAAAATATTGCCTGGCGCGCCACACTTGAAGTTGTTGGCATTTCCATGAAGGTAAAGCTGATGTAAGGTGAACCCAGTGACCTCTCCTTGGCTAGTCCCCACGCTGGAGGACAGAAGCCATCAGGTCCTGAGTGGCCGCGACTGCCAATGGTGTCACTGAGCAGGCTGCCCTGGCACCTCCAGCCCCGCACCTGGTGCCAATTTTACTTTCAGTCTAAGCTGAGGCAAAGGGGAAGGGCAGTGTCACTCCCAAAGCACCCAGTCAGGATGTGGGGGTTTGCCTGCCCCTGTGGGCCCCAGGTGCTGACTGGCCCCGGGTGCTGACTGGCCCTTCTCGCCGGCTTTGTCAGCCCTCCCGAGGAagctggggaggtgggaggatGGAAGCTGGCCCTAGAGGCACAGCACTAGGGGAGGCCAGCCTGCGGGCCTGGCATCGGCTGGTCGGAGTAAGTTGTGGGATAGCACGCCTCGCTAGGGGGCTGCAGGTCGTGCAGCCCTGGGAGTGAGCCCCGCTCTGTCGATTTTCCCCGAGCGGCATCCAGTGTGACGGTTGTTGGCTGCCCCACCTCCAGCTCCTCCTCTTCTGGCTCCCCTAAATCCTGAGGAGGTCATGGCAGCCACATGAGTCCACCCAGTCCAAACCCATTCCTCCAGGTAGTCCTCTACCCTTGGGTTTGACTACCTCCAACGACAGGGATCTCACTACCTACTCCAGCAGCtaatgtgacttttttttaataaatgtttttctgttgttaatttttttcaaacattttaattaCTGAAATTACCATTTCTCATTTTCAGATAcagaaggctttttttttaagatttatttatttatttatttatttatttatttctctccccttcctcctcccccccagttgtctgctctctgtgtccattcactgcagtcttctgtgaccgcttctatccttattagcggcactgagaatctgcgcctcttttttgttgcgtcatcttgctgtgtcagttctccgtgtgtgtggcgccattcctgggcaggctgcactttctttcgcgctgggcgactctccttacggggcgcactccttgtgtatggggctcccctatgtgggggacaccccttcgtggcagggcactccttgggcacatcagcactgcgcatgggccagccccacatgggtcaaggaggcccgggatttgaaccgcggacctcccatgtggtagacggacaccctaaccactgggccaagtctgcttcccgcctGTTTCATCTTGATACATTACCAGGCCCAATGAGttggcggggctgggggcagtcAGTCTAGGAGGTGGCTGCTGAGCTCTGTCCTCCGGAGTtgaggggagggggccagggacAGGGGGGAACTGTGGTCCAAAGGACAGGACCCACCCCATCgtgcccttcccttcccctcccccactgtctCCCCGCTGGGAGGCATTCCTAGGCCACTGCTCCTGCTTTTCATCTTGCCATTTTGGACCCAGGCCCAGCTCATGTTTCCCCTCTCCACTCCCAGAGAACTCTCGAGAATTTGAGGAGTAGCCCAGAGCCTACCCACATTCCTGCCTTCCCCCAGTCCAGCTTAGCGGGGTCCCCTCCAGGTCGTGGGGGGCTCATTTCATAGGGAGCTGCTCCGCCAAGTCAAGACTGCCTTCTTTGGCCCTTCATTCTTTCCAGGCGGCTCTCCTCTCCTTCAGAGCCCCTCACAGCTTGCAGTCATGGGCTCTTTGCTGCTTTGACGAGGTGCTCCCTGCCCGATGGCGGGCAGGCGCCAGAGAGCCAGGACTGTGCCTGCTTTTGCTTCTCCAGGTTGGGTGTGGGGCCTGGCTCAGGACCTACGGGGCAGGTGAACCCCCTCTTGGACGTGGAgtgttctgctctgctctttcctgaACTAGCAGCATTTCCACACTGTGGAGCCAGCAGTCATGTGAGCCTTTTAGGAGAACAGCGCCAGGTGTAACTACAGAGCCAAACtcgttcccagagctgcctggcACAACCTCTCCCATTAGCACATCCCTCCTGGGGTGGTCCACAAGCCGCCACCCCAGGAAGCCACCACTTTTCAGTGCTCCTGgaattgcctcctgagagcctctggcATCTTCTTTTGACTCCTTGACAGCACAAACATCTAGCCCTTGAGGGTAGATCGGGTTTTTGGAAGTAGATCTAGAACTTGTTTGAAACTAAATTACGAAAACAAGATGGACATCTATGTTGGTTTGAATCTttcgtggaccccagaaaattatgctctTAAATTGAACTTCCTTTGGTTAGATTAGATCaattaagggccatttgattagactGCTCCAGTAGAACATAGCCcggggtgggtcttgatcctctcaCTGGAATTCTTTATGAACAGAAGACACAGGAAAAATGCATCAGTGGCAGAGAGAAGCCTTCAGAAGTTGAAATCAGTTAACCACACAAGGGCAGAGCCACAGACAGCAACCCAAAGCAGAAGTAGccatgaggcccagaggagagggcaaGGCAGGAGCTGACACCACCGTGATGCCCTGCCACATGCctcatcacccacagctgagcttgggaagaaggtgagcctggaggagaaggcgagtctggaggagaaggcagagacctgccAAGccgccattgtgccttgccacgtggcaaggaATCCAGGATTGCAGGCAGCAGACCTTTGGGGAGAGAGCTTTGCCCGATGCTGTGAAATTGGATTCtttccatggcctcagaactataagcttttaatctaataaatctccattataaaagccaacacatttctagtatatttctcccagcagcttttagcaaaccaaaacagcGACTAATCTAGGAAGTAGCATTTATGAGGTAAAACTATTTATGGCTAGAAGATTTTGAGGTACATTTTCTTATCCTTCATAGACATGGCTTTGCAGGTCATTCTAAACTTCTAGAAAATGCCCTACTGCATCACTGATGTAATGAAGTCTCTGCATTCAACTCTGGAGGACTCCTAAGAGTAGGTGTACGTTCTgcgtgtcttagtttgccagggctgctataacaaaacaccacagactagttggtttaaacaataggaatttagcATCTCATGGTTCTGGTGGCTGGTAACAGGTAGGTAACAGTAGGGCACGTgccctctgaagtctgtagggttctGGCGGTAACTGCCCACAGTCCGTGACTCAGGCTGTGCCTCCGTCATGTGGCCGTGTCTGCCAGCACGGGCTGACTGTATCACTGTATAAAATTCCTCTCCTGTGAAAACTATTCACACTGGACTGAGGCCCACCTGAAGCCAGTTTGGCTGTATCTTCACTAATAACGTcgtcaaaggtcctgtttacagcTGAGTTCACATTCCCAGGACTGGGGGTTGGGTGGGACACATTTCTATCTGTAACAGTGGTAGTGCTTAAGAAAAAATCAGTCTTGTGTCTTTGGAAACACTTCATAGACTGGCTTATTTGCAATAAGGAAAGCTCCCTAGTCAGGGCTTCTCCAGATTTCTTGCTTTCAAATAAGCAAGCCAGTTCCTCCCTGCATGTCTAGCAAGTTCTTGGAGATTTAATACCCAGAAAACAGATGAGCAGAGAGGCAAGACCTGGCACCCGGGGTTGGAAAGAACAGTGGTTAGGGAGTGATCagctcctcccttccctcctcctcaccCGCTCTCTGGGCACAGGGGCCGGATCCTCTAGAGGATTTCTGAACCACTGCCGGCCTCTGCACTGGCCCCGGCCGGGAGCAGCGCCAGGTCCTGCTGCACAGGATTGGGCTCTTGCCTACAGCACCCGCCCCCTTTGGCCCTGGCCCCCATGCACCACCTGGGGTGCCCAAAGCCTTGCCGCAGCCCCAGGGAGGCCCCCACACCCGCGTGCTCTCCAATTCTTTGTGCCTCAACCCTGGCTAGCCTTCCGCTCAGTCCCTGTCCCCTGCCTCCCCATCCCAGCCCACTTCCTGTGTGTAGCCCTTGTACAGGAACCTCCACCATGCCCACCCCTTCCTGCAGCCACCCGCAGAACCTCTGTGACAAACCAGGCTGCTGTCCTGTGCCATCGCCTCCACCCCCCAGAGGGTTAAACCAGAGGCAGCTCCCACGGCTGCGACCTCAAGGGGGGCCCTGGGTCAGCGCCGTCCCCTCCCTGACGGACCAGAGCTGGGGAGATTTGTGGTGTCCCTGGAGCGAGGAGTCACAGGGTGTGCAGTGAGGAGCGGTGGGGACAGCGCGAGCAGGGTTTAAGAGTAGGAAACAAATCATCCTCTTTATTGGCAATTTCCACAGGCTGTTCATGCGCTCCCCCCGCTTCTCTCCTGTCCCCGAAATGTCAGGCAGTTCTGATTAAAAGTAATAGATGAAGTTTCTCTTGCTCCCACTCCAAAGTGTCATTGTGGAAGGATATTGGTCTGGCTTCCTCTGCATCCCAGGAGAAAGGCCCCTTCcagggagctgggagctgggaggTAGCCTGGAGAGGACAAGGACGGCCACCACTGGGGAGGGGCCAGCAGCCCCTTCCAACCCATTGCCCATTCACGCCTATCTGTGCTGCTCACCAAGAAATGTCAAATGTCGTCATGGGGTTTGCCTGAGGAATCGGGGCACCAGCCGAGCAGGACGGTCAGATCTGGTCTGAACAGAGGTACAGGGAGTTGTGGGCTCCAGAACTGGAACCAGGGACGCCATCGGTCCCCATGTGTCCAGGGGCTAATGGTTACGGTTCTGGTAATTCGGATAGCAGAAGCCGGAGGGACGTAGAAAGAGCCAGCTGCGTCTAGAAGTACCGCTCGCCCGGCGAGGGTCGCGAAGGCCGGGGACGCACGTCCTTTGCTCCTTGGCCGTGGTATGCCGCCCTCGGCTCAAGCCTGTCACCATGTCGCTGGCACCCTAGAGGGCCGGCGGCTCGTTTCCAGGTGCCAGGCGGGAGGGGGCTGTTGGGAAAGGCTGCCAGGAGAGCTGACTCTTCATCAGGGATCAAATCCCCCCTGCTCTGAACAGGTGGGGAGCGGGGCCCTTCTCACTTTTACAGCAAATCAGGGTTAGCGTCGCTCCTGCGCCAACTGTGCCTCCAGGCCCCGAAGGTAGCCAAGTGCCGCCTCCCTCGGGCACTCCCAGCCTTGGCCCTGGGTGCCGTTTCTTCCCTGAAGCGACCGCTGCCTGAGTCCCCTCTGCTCGGGACCTGGCAGCCCTGCCCACGCGCCCTCAGGTGTCTGACAGCTGCCCTGTCCCGAGGACTCTGTGCCCCTCTTCCCGGGAAGTGGGCACAGTGCCCCGGGCGCCGTCACCCCAGCTCAGCCCCCTCGGGGTGCGCTCCTGGGGCCTCGTCTGCTCAGGGTGGGGAGAACGGGACCCGGGAGAGACTGCGCAGCTGGAGTAGAGCCCCGGGCAGGtcagcagcccccacccccgagggtggcggcggggcgggggccatCAGCACTGacgcccctccctctctcctccgcCAGCGTTCGCCACCATGATCGTGCTGGCCCTGGTCCGCatcgggcgcgggcgcggggagGGGCACCCGCCCCTGGCCGAGCTCTCGGGCGTCCGGAACCTGTTCGGGGTGTGCGTCTACTCCTTCATGTGCCAGCACTCGCTGCCGTCGCTCCTCACCCCCGTGGCCTCCAAGCGGCACCTGACGCGCCTGGTGCTCCTGGACTACGTGCTGATCCTGGCCTTCTACGGCCTCCTCTCCTTCACCGCCATCTTCTGCTTCCGGGGCGACAGCCTGCTGGACATGTACACCCTCAACTTCGCGCGCTGCGACGTCGTGGGCCTGGCCGCCGTCCGCTTCTTCCTGGGCCTCTTCCCGGTCTTCACCATCAGCACCAACTTCCCCATCATCGCCGTGACCCTGCGCAACAACTGGAAGACGCTCTTCCACCGCGAGGGCGGCACCTACCCGTGGGCCGTGGACCGCGTGGTGTTCCCCACCATCACCCTGGTGCCGCCCGTGCTCGTGGCCTTCTGCACCCATGACCTCGAGGCCCTGGTGGGCATCACGGGCGCGTACGCGGGCACCGGCATCCAGTACGTCATCCCCGCCTTCCTGGTGTATCACTGCCGCCGGGACACGCAGCTGGCCCTGGGCCCCGGGGCCCTCAACAAGCACCGGTCCCCCTTCCGCCACACCTTCTGGGTGGCCTTCGTGCTGCTCTGGGCGCTCTTCTGCTTCTTCTTCGTCACGGCCAACATCGTCCTCAGCGAGGCCAAGCTCTGACGGCCGCCCCGCCACGCGCCCAGGGTGCCAGGAGGGGCGCCAGCCGCCCCGCTCCAAGAGCCATGGGCCACGAGGGCAGGCGAGGCCGGGGCGCTCGGAGGGGACCTGCCACCTCTCCAGCTGGGGGTCCGCCCCCCACCCGAGCGTCCACGCAGCCCGCCCCGGCCTCGCTCGCGGGCAGCTCTCCTCAAGCCGAGGTCTGGGCACCCAACCCTCATGGGCCCAGGACTCGGGAAGGGGCTGTCCCCTCGGCTTTGCACACCCCCCGCCAGGGGCGATGCAGTGCGGGCACTGCTCGTTATTTATATAGAACACGTCCCCCCTCTGCCCCAGGCCTCCTCCTGCAGCCTTCTCTGGGAGGTGGGCGCCACTGGCACAGCCGTCTCCGCAGAGGCGActcccaggccccagccctcctccGCGCTAAGCGGCCACAAGGCCAGGAAGTGCTCCTTGACACCCGGGTCCCTGGCCCAGAGCTCGAGGGCCCTGGCTGCGGGCGCCGACTGCGGTTCTGGGCCTGAGCCTCGGTGAGCTCGGCACGGCAGGCCGAGTGTCCCCTCTGCGGGGTCAGCCCCTGAGCCTGCGACCCCAGAAGGGGGCTCTGCTCCCCTGAGGACTGGAAGCAGCTAGCGGGGGTCCCACCCGCCCCCCACCCTCAGCGTTTGGGAGCACCTGTAGGCGGGTGGTGGGACAGGGCTTCATGGTCATCGTCCCCAAGGTCAGGCCGCGCGGCAGAGGCTGGCTTGGCCGTCCCTGCCCCGAGTCCACTCCAAGGCAGCTCCCTGGGGAGCTGGGCTGTGGGTGCTTAGCGCCCCACCCACCTCCCTTGGGCTCCGTGGGGTGAGATGGTTCCAGGAGGGAGAGCCCGGCTCCCGGCCACCTCCCCGGCTCCCTGGGGGCCCCCCCTGCGCAGTCCCGCGTGCACCTGTGCCCAGGTCCTCGGACCCAGGTGGCTGA
This genomic stretch from Dasypus novemcinctus isolate mDasNov1 chromosome 21, mDasNov1.1.hap2, whole genome shotgun sequence harbors:
- the TMEM104 gene encoding transmembrane protein 104 isoform X1, yielding MAGEITDTGELYSPYVGLVYMFNLIVGTGALTMPKAFASAGWLVSLLLLVFLGFMSFMTTTFVVEAMAAANAQLRWRRTANPKEEDDDDSSTASDSDVLIQDNYEQAEKMPILSVQRRASPNLFEITDRVEMGQMASMFFNKVGVNLFYFCIIIYLYGDLAIYAAAVPFSLMQVTCSAAGNDSCDVEADSKHNDTDVCWGPLRRVDAYRLYLAVFTLLLGPFTFFDVQKTKYLQILTSLMRWIAFATMIVLALVRIGRGRGEGHPPLAELSGVRNLFGVCVYSFMCQHSLPSLLTPVASKRHLTRLVLLDYVLILAFYGLLSFTAIFCFRGDSLLDMYTLNFARCDVVGLAAVRFFLGLFPVFTISTNFPIIAVTLRNNWKTLFHREGGTYPWAVDRVVFPTITLVPPVLVAFCTHDLEALVGITGAYAGTGIQYVIPAFLVYHCRRDTQLALGPGALNKHRSPFRHTFWVAFVLLWALFCFFFVTANIVLSEAKL
- the TMEM104 gene encoding transmembrane protein 104 isoform X2; this translates as MAGEITDTGELYSPYVGLVYMFNLIVGTGALTMPKAFASAGWLVSLLLLVFLGFMSFMTTTFVVEAMAAANAQLRWRRTANPKEEDDDDSSTASDSDVLIQDNYEQAEKMPILSVQRRASPNLFEITDRVEMGQMASMFFNKVGVNLFYFCIIIYLYGDLAIYAAAVPFSLMQVTCAAGNDSCDVEADSKHNDTDVCWGPLRRVDAYRLYLAVFTLLLGPFTFFDVQKTKYLQILTSLMRWIAFATMIVLALVRIGRGRGEGHPPLAELSGVRNLFGVCVYSFMCQHSLPSLLTPVASKRHLTRLVLLDYVLILAFYGLLSFTAIFCFRGDSLLDMYTLNFARCDVVGLAAVRFFLGLFPVFTISTNFPIIAVTLRNNWKTLFHREGGTYPWAVDRVVFPTITLVPPVLVAFCTHDLEALVGITGAYAGTGIQYVIPAFLVYHCRRDTQLALGPGALNKHRSPFRHTFWVAFVLLWALFCFFFVTANIVLSEAKL